In Bacillota bacterium, the DNA window CGGATGTTCCGCCGCGCGTAGAACTGGGCGATGTTCCGCGTCAGGCCGATCAGGGCGTGCTTGGAGGTGGTGTAGGCCGCGCCGGCCCGGCCTCCCCCCGTGCCGGCCACCGAGGCGATGTTGACGACGGCGCCGCCACCCCCCTCCAGCATCACCGGGAGAGCCTGCCGGCAGGCGAAGAAGGGGCCGTCCAGGTTGACTCCCAGCACCTTCCGCCAGAGGTCGGTGGGCGTCTCCGCCACCGGCAGGAAGCGGTCCATGATACCGGCGTTGTTGACCAGGACGTCCAGCCGCCCGTACGTCCGGACGGCGGTCTCGATCATCCGCCGCACCTGCTCCTCGTCCGAGACGTCGACCACCACGCCGGTGGCGTCTCCGCCTCCGCCGCGGATGCGCGCCACCGTCTCCTCCACCCGTTCGGGCACGATGTCGGCCACCACCACGCGTGCGCCCTCGGCGGCGAAGAGCGAGGCCATGGAACGGCCCATGCCCGCGCCCGCCCCGGTCACCACGGCGACCTTCTCCCGGAGTCGCATCGACGGATCCCTCCTCTCCCCGGAGCTCGTCCGGGTCTTTTCCGGTGCGCGTCGATAGCCTGTCCGGAGCGCCGGGAAGTCCGCGGGGCGCCTGGCCGCCCGGCGGGGCCGCCGCCTCTCCGCAGGCTTCCTTATGATTGGGAAGTTCGCCGCCCGCGGCCCCTCCCCCTCGTCCGGCCCCCGGGCGCACCGCGACCGCCGGCAGCAGCCGGCCGCCGGGGCAAGCTACCCGGTGCATCCGCTCCGCGGGGCGAGGGGAGGTGCCCGGATTGGCCGGAAC includes these proteins:
- a CDS encoding glucose 1-dehydrogenase; the protein is MRLREKVAVVTGAGAGMGRSMASLFAAEGARVVVADIVPERVEETVARIRGGGGDATGVVVDVSDEEQVRRMIETAVRTYGRLDVLVNNAGIMDRFLPVAETPTDLWRKVLGVNLDGPFFACRQALPVMLEGGGGAVVNIASVAGTGGGRAGAAYTTSKHALIGLTRNIAQFYARRNIRCNAICPGAVETGIPVGGEPHAEGMERVTKFAALGSRAAQPEEIARVALFLASDEASFVNGAILVADGGWTAI